One Desulforhopalus sp. DNA segment encodes these proteins:
- the uvsE gene encoding UV DNA damage repair endonuclease UvsE: MRFGLCCLFKEEKIAFRTTTAKVLSAMPRDAQLDKLSAICCDNARSLLLAVQTVHRLGIGAFRIMSPLFPRMTHPEVGYGLGDLPGGEVIGGLLRETRDFARTHDIRLSFHPDQFVVLSSPHPAVVGNSVRELEYQGWLAEAVGADVINLHAGGVYGDKPAALVRFCRIFAELPESVRSRLTLENDDGSYTPADLLPVCQQLAIPLVYDVHHHRCNPDGLTIEEATRLAGATWQVLGREQYCHLSSPRAGWGGGDPKPHADYIDPVDIPSCWEGRQMTVDIEAKAKELAVIRLLQMAGQGSH, translated from the coding sequence ATGCGTTTTGGTTTGTGCTGCCTGTTTAAAGAGGAAAAGATAGCCTTTCGGACCACCACCGCCAAGGTTCTTTCGGCGATGCCGCGCGACGCCCAGCTGGACAAGCTGTCAGCCATCTGCTGCGACAATGCCCGGAGCCTGTTGCTGGCGGTGCAGACTGTCCATCGCCTGGGAATCGGCGCCTTTCGCATTATGTCACCGCTCTTTCCGCGGATGACCCATCCCGAGGTCGGCTATGGGCTGGGCGATCTCCCAGGTGGCGAGGTCATTGGTGGTCTGCTCCGGGAAACCCGTGATTTTGCCCGTACCCATGACATTCGCCTGAGTTTTCATCCCGATCAGTTTGTCGTCCTGTCATCACCACATCCGGCGGTGGTTGGCAATTCCGTCCGCGAACTGGAGTATCAGGGTTGGCTGGCGGAGGCGGTGGGGGCCGATGTCATCAACCTCCATGCCGGTGGTGTCTACGGCGACAAACCGGCAGCCCTTGTCCGGTTTTGCCGAATATTTGCTGAGTTGCCGGAAAGCGTCCGCAGCCGACTGACTCTCGAAAACGACGACGGCAGCTATACCCCGGCCGACCTGCTGCCGGTATGTCAGCAGCTGGCCATTCCCCTGGTGTACGACGTTCACCACCACCGCTGCAATCCTGACGGATTGACGATCGAGGAGGCAACCAGGCTGGCCGGGGCGACCTGGCAGGTGTTGGGGCGGGAGCAATATTGCCATCTGTCATCGCCGCGTGCCGGTTGGGGCGGCGGCGACCCCAAGCCGCACGCCGATTATATCGATCCGGTGGATATCCCGTCATGCTGGGAGGGGCGGCAAATGACTGTTGATATCGAGGCGAAGGCCAAGGAGCTGGCGGTTATCCGTCTGCTGCAAATGGCCGGGCAAGGGAGTCATTGA
- a CDS encoding DUF1499 domain-containing protein, whose amino-acid sequence MGILSSILTACAGERPGDLGVRNGQFKECPGSPNCVSSQAADEAHRITPLLFTDTAEQALARLRKTLAGRPDTTIIAEDPGYLRVEFRTTLFVDDGEFFVDPEQRQIHVRSASRLGYSDLGKNRSRMEEVRRQFAESAAR is encoded by the coding sequence ATGGGCATATTAAGCAGCATCCTAACGGCCTGTGCCGGAGAAAGGCCCGGCGATCTGGGGGTACGAAACGGCCAATTCAAGGAATGTCCCGGCTCGCCAAACTGTGTGTCGAGCCAGGCGGCGGACGAGGCGCACCGCATCACGCCCCTCCTCTTCACTGATACGGCAGAACAGGCCCTTGCTCGCCTGCGCAAAACCCTTGCCGGGCGGCCCGATACCACCATAATTGCCGAAGACCCGGGCTATCTGCGCGTTGAGTTCCGCACCACTCTTTTTGTCGATGATGGTGAATTCTTCGTGGATCCGGAGCAGCGGCAGATTCATGTCCGCTCCGCCTCTCGTCTCGGCTATTCCGACCTGGGCAAAAACCGCAGCCGGATGGAGGAAGTTCGTCGCCAGTTTGCCGAGTCCGCCGCCAGATAG
- a CDS encoding DUF4352 domain-containing protein, with translation MRRVIMTMALIVLINCQGCDNSAPLKTRITELESTVSAQAAKLSELKATVSEQAAELKQYKERERQREAGSSSTPTGVAYSDQRGAITVEILKILTGNQIVAKAKMHAHQLSGFHEQGKELIYFEVRITNNKFNGELSLNQYQFNLESDKGEIFSNEQTRDYMRGNIHQGRSATGGIAFAVYPNSKPKWLRYNTGLKDGYGIMLEAVSPDLQQIVVNSK, from the coding sequence ATGAGAAGAGTGATTATGACTATGGCACTGATTGTCCTCATTAATTGCCAAGGATGTGACAATAGTGCACCATTAAAAACCCGCATAACAGAGTTAGAGTCTACGGTTTCAGCACAAGCTGCAAAACTTTCAGAGTTAAAGGCAACGGTTTCTGAACAAGCTGCAGAACTTAAGCAATACAAAGAAAGAGAGCGACAAAGAGAAGCGGGGAGTTCCTCAACACCAACAGGTGTGGCTTATTCCGACCAGCGTGGAGCTATAACAGTCGAGATTCTAAAAATACTTACTGGAAACCAAATTGTTGCCAAAGCCAAGATGCATGCACATCAGCTATCTGGATTTCACGAACAAGGCAAAGAATTAATTTACTTTGAAGTCAGAATTACTAATAACAAGTTCAATGGAGAACTATCACTAAACCAATATCAATTTAATTTAGAGTCAGACAAAGGGGAAATATTTTCAAATGAGCAGACCCGCGACTACATGCGAGGAAATATTCATCAAGGTAGGTCCGCCACAGGTGGTATTGCCTTTGCAGTTTACCCGAATAGTAAGCCAAAGTGGCTTAGATACAATACCGGTCTAAAAGATGGTTACGGAATCATGTTGGAGGCTGTTTCACCTGACCTACAACAAATAGTTGTAAATTCCAAATAG
- a CDS encoding BrnT family toxin — MKKIRFEWDENKDAENQKKHGIRFSLAQYAFADPSRVIAEDLAHSETENRYFCFGEVEGGVLTVRFTYRGSVIRIIGAGYWRKGKAIYERENQIH; from the coding sequence ATGAAGAAAATACGGTTTGAGTGGGACGAAAATAAGGATGCTGAAAACCAGAAGAAACATGGAATACGGTTTTCTTTGGCACAGTATGCCTTCGCCGATCCCAGCCGTGTCATAGCCGAAGACCTCGCTCATAGTGAAACTGAAAACCGCTACTTTTGTTTCGGCGAGGTCGAGGGTGGCGTTCTCACTGTCCGGTTTACCTATCGCGGCAGTGTTATTCGAATCATTGGCGCCGGTTACTGGCGAAAGGGCAAGGCAATTTATGAGCGCGAAAATCAAATACACTAA
- a CDS encoding CopG family transcriptional regulator yields the protein MSAKIKYTNEPVDAKVIRDFLPRPEELAFKEEGVKVTIALSKRSVEFFKAEATKHHTQYQRMIRRLIDTYVETYDKP from the coding sequence ATGAGCGCGAAAATCAAATACACTAATGAACCTGTTGATGCCAAGGTCATTCGAGACTTTCTCCCTCGGCCTGAAGAACTTGCTTTCAAAGAAGAAGGGGTGAAAGTTACCATTGCTCTCAGCAAAAGGAGTGTTGAGTTCTTTAAAGCTGAGGCAACCAAACACCATACTCAATATCAGCGCATGATCCGCAGGCTTATCGATACCTATGTGGAAACTTACGACAAACCTTAA